CATATTTGTTATATTGCCGTGCGGGCAAGTTATTAACGGCAGCAGGAGGCATACATGGCGTTTAAAACTTTGATCAAAGCGGCCCGCCTGCCTTTTCTGATATTAACTCCTGTTTGTATATTGCTGGCTTATGCCTTGGCCCGAAGACAAGCCAGCGACGTCAGTCTGCTTGATACCGGCCTGATTTTTATCGGTGCCTTGGCGGCACATGTGGCGGTTAACCTGCTCAATGAATATCTGGATTTTAGCAGCGGCCTTGATTTAATTACCCGTAAAACCCCTTTTAGCGGCGGCAGCGGTGCTTTGCCCGCTGACCCCGCCAGCGCGCCGCTGATTTTAAAGGCAAGCTACCTGTGTATATTCCTGGTGTGTCTGGTGGAGGGATATTTTTTGCTGCTGGCGCCGTTGTCGGTGCAAGCCCGGCTGTGTTTGCTGTTTATTGGGGTAAGCGGACTGCTTATTATTATCTGTTATACCCGTATCCTTAACCGCTTGCCCTGGCTTTGCCTGATAGCGCCAGGTTTGGGATTCGGCACTTTTATGGTGTTGGCGTCGGTATTACTGCTGACAGGGGAGATAACGGTTCAGGCGCTGCTCTTGTCGTTGGTGCCGTTTTTTCATATCAACAATTTGCTATTGCTTAACCAGTATCCCGACATCGAAGCGGATAAGTCGGTTGGCCGCAATCATTTTGCTATTGCCTATGGTATCGCCAACAGCAACCGGGTTTACGGTATTTTTATGTTGCTGCCTTTTTTGTTGCTGGGGGTTTTGATTTCAGCCGGAGCCTTACCCCTATTAAGCGTAATCGCGCTTATACCTTTATTGCCAGGCCTGGTGGTGGTGGCTGAAGTTAACCGACAGGGAGCGAATATTGCCGAACATCCCAAATATTTGGCCTTGAATGTGGCGGTGACTTTAGCTACCAGCCTGTTGCTGGCACTTTCCCTTTTATTTGGCTAAGAGTTAGGTTAATAGTTCGGCTAACTGTTTAGCTAAGAGTTTGGCTAATTACTTGGATAATAGTTCGGTTAACTGTTCGTTGATGCCGACAGCAGGTGCTGGTAATCGCTGATTATACCGGCAACCTCCTGCCGGGGATTTTTCTGCATGCGCCGGTAATGGGCCAGGGTTTGCGACAGGTATTGCCGGTGTTCTACCTGGCTAAAATCCCACATCTTGGCGCCGACGACGGAAACCGGGGCAAGCTGCTTAGTGGTTAATGCGCGGGTGGCAACATGAAGTATTTCATAGAAACGGCGGTTTTCTTTGACCAGCACCTCGTCAATCAGGCCGAGCTCTAGCTTTATCAGGGTCTGGCGCACTTTATAGTTGTGATGTACCGGGCATAAGATAAATTCCAGCGCCTGCTTTGGGTTTGCCCGGATAATCTTCTCTACCAGCTCCGTCAGCAGATCGCCGCCGACCCCGGCAATAATGATCAGAGGCACATTCCCGCCAGGTGTGTTTTCGGCCGGGAACAGCGGCAGGCGGGCGACGTCTGCGCAATAAACCCGCCAGTTCGTTTGCCGGCGGCTTTCATCCTGGGGAAAGTGTTGCCGCAACTGGTGTTCCAGCTGGGCAATAATCGGCGGGTTGATATCAACAAAATGTACGGTATCCGCAGCCTGCCGCTTGATTAACGACATGCCCAAAAAACCGTGATCACAACAGCAATCCCAGATATCCGGGTAATGCGAAGTGATCATCTGATCTATCAGGCTTAAACGTTTGCCGGTTTTCATTGCCGCGAACTTCCGCCTGTGGCGATCACTTGGTCAGGTCGATTAAAAAGGCAAACTCGCGGGCGACATCTACCAGGTGCTGGAAGCGGCCCGATTTGCCGCCGTGTCCGGCATCCATATCCGTGTAGAGCAGCAGCTGGTTCTCGTCGGTTTTATGCTGGCGTAATTTGGCGACCCATTTGGCCGGCTCCCAGTATTGCACCTGGGAGTCGTGCAGGCCCGAGGTTACCAGCATATGGGGATAATCCTGACGGCTTAT
This genomic window from Thalassomonas viridans contains:
- a CDS encoding tRNA (adenine(22)-N(1))-methyltransferase; translation: MKTGKRLSLIDQMITSHYPDIWDCCCDHGFLGMSLIKRQAADTVHFVDINPPIIAQLEHQLRQHFPQDESRRQTNWRVYCADVARLPLFPAENTPGGNVPLIIIAGVGGDLLTELVEKIIRANPKQALEFILCPVHHNYKVRQTLIKLELGLIDEVLVKENRRFYEILHVATRALTTKQLAPVSVVGAKMWDFSQVEHRQYLSQTLAHYRRMQKNPRQEVAGIISDYQHLLSASTNS
- a CDS encoding prenyltransferase, producing MAFKTLIKAARLPFLILTPVCILLAYALARRQASDVSLLDTGLIFIGALAAHVAVNLLNEYLDFSSGLDLITRKTPFSGGSGALPADPASAPLILKASYLCIFLVCLVEGYFLLLAPLSVQARLCLLFIGVSGLLIIICYTRILNRLPWLCLIAPGLGFGTFMVLASVLLLTGEITVQALLLSLVPFFHINNLLLLNQYPDIEADKSVGRNHFAIAYGIANSNRVYGIFMLLPFLLLGVLISAGALPLLSVIALIPLLPGLVVVAEVNRQGANIAEHPKYLALNVAVTLATSLLLALSLLFG